In the genome of Aspergillus flavus chromosome 8, complete sequence, one region contains:
- a CDS encoding beta-lactamase-like protein (unnamed protein product), which translates to MAGIQTQLDQGAVPNAISNVCPPGTKFHVLEVGWLECDKGFVIRGGNTSTKSTETGSFVNERCEMPMYCILIDHPHEGLILWETGSGKDYPTVWGPAIADIFARVKYEPRHELRAAVEATGHKLDDIKKIIIGHLHLDHAGGLDEFLHRTDVEVWVHEKELTNAFWSVATGADVGVYLEHYLKLSLNWKTFNDQTLDFCQGITLHHLPGHTDGLIGMQINMLNTGTFFFISDHCHVIENWRDGIPQGWLARDHPSWFRSTQRLKHLQRITKGQVIPGHDKETFLALQSQANVFT; encoded by the exons ATGGCTGGAATCCAAACCCAACTAGACCAAGGCGCCGTCCCCAACGCCATCTCCAACGTCTGCCCACCCGGCACAAAGTTCCACGTCCTTGAAGTAGGCTGGCTGGAATGCGACAAAGGGTTCGTAATCCGAGGCGGCAACACAAGCACCAAGTCCACAGAGACCGGCTCCTTCGTCAACGAGCGTTGCGAAATGCCCATGTACTGCATTTTAATCGACCACCCGCACGAAGGTCTGATCCTCTGGGAAACCGGCAGCGGAAAAGATTACCCTACAGTATGGGGTCCTGCCATCGCCGATATTTTTGCGCGAGTGAAGTACGAGCCGAGACATGAGCTTCGGGCTGCTGTTGAGGCAACGGGACACAAATtagatgatatcaagaagaTTATCATTGGGCATTTGCATCTGGATCATGCGGGTGGGCTTGATGAGTTTTTGCATCGCACGGATGTCGAGGTTTGGGTACATGAGAAGGAATTGACGAATGCGTTCTGGTCTGTTGCTACGGGGGCGGATGTTGGGGTTTATTTGGAACATTATCTTAAGCTGTCTCT GAACTGGAAGACGTTCAATGATCAAACACTAGACTTTTGTCAGGGTATTACACTGCATCATTTGCCTGGGCATACGGATGGTCTTATTGGCATGCAGATTAACATGCTCAACACGGGgactttcttctttattaGTGATCATTGCCATGTTATTGAGAAT TGGCGGGATGGGATTCCTCAGGGCTGGTTGGCTCGAGACCACCCATCGTGGTTCAGGAGCACACAGCGTCTCAAGCACCTCCAACGAATTACCAAGGGACAGGTCATACCTGGGCATGATAAAGAGACTTTTTTGGCGCTCCAGAGCCAGGCTAATGTATTTACGTGa